Proteins co-encoded in one Pseudophryne corroboree isolate aPseCor3 chromosome 1, aPseCor3.hap2, whole genome shotgun sequence genomic window:
- the LOC134916418 gene encoding uncharacterized protein LOC134916418, with protein sequence MRQTMQNINSKNAFMVRNRPSSDDDDDEALPSYQTSQIITNTENFDLSVDSPFGLDFSAIPDFNNILELAPDYATKMDDATADGILRDILNKPDYCHNTSIQNSNVVDEQPFFPHATGGRAKTFEYKADDAVAMRYAPTIPTGSDTVAQIHRLSTSGKISKRTTAAETESHQFAAADDAVARRYAPLIPTVSDTCAQIHRPSTSGKISKRTTAAEAENHQFVTPAIVHKGVARSSVMAVHNGCIVPNKRKPARPRTNERSHNSTFTDLKRKLSYSENDKPQRRRIALQTVSCVSNDVAVTSKHTAFNTADRDVAGNTKTVKVKRASRLSRSNVKQLSQSAVITIPDTQVCSETETRHIAGIGLLSNIDSRSNVKQMSQADVITITDTQDCSETETRHIAGNPVISDIDDINGQELITNCVESTTQDPQNSSDEVLSALAGIPGDTTTVDCVTSIPNIFTTTALVHASADACVPVRGLAPDIVDECQNSEQLGQDAEIQFYALLGKIREDVENMGVKAGYLLKHIKGVCHGSKCKQDIVKEVVETYMNVMSKYIDRSVKTTEFIKANIHHFAEINETDP encoded by the exons atg agacagacaatgcagaacatcaacagcaaaaacgctttcatggttagaaacagaccttcttctgatgatgatgatgatgaggctttgccaagttatcaaacctctcaaa taatcacaaatacagagaatttcgatttgtctgttgatagtccctttggcttagacttcagcgctataccggattttaataatattttggaattggcgccagatt atgccacaaaaatggatgatgcgacggctgatggtattctacgggatatattgaacaaacctgattattgtcacaacacctctatacagaacagcaatgttgttgatgagcaaccgtttttcccacacgcgacagggggtcgtgctaaaacattcgaatataaagcag atgacgctgtagcaatgcGATATGCGCCGACGATACCAACAGGCAGTGATACAGTAGCGCAAATACAccgtcttagtacaagcgggaaaatatcaaaacgcacaaccgccgctgaaacggaaagccatcaattcgcagcagcag atgacgctgtagcaagacgctatgctcctttgataccaacagtcagtgatacatgcgcgcagatacacaggcctagtacaagcgggaaaatatcaaaacgcacaaccgccgctgaagcggagaaccatcaattcgtaacgccagcaattgtacataagggcgttgctaggtcatcagttatggctgtgcataacggctgtatcgtcccgaacaaacgaaagccagctcgaccaagaacgaatgagagaagtcataattcaacatttacagatctgaaaagaaaattgtcatattccgaaaatgataagccgcaacggagaaggatcgcgttacaaactgtatcatgcgtaagtaatgatgttgctgtaacatcaaaacacacagcgtttaacactgcagaccgggatgtcgctggtaatacaaagactgtaaaggttaagagggcatcgcgtctctcaagaagtaatgttaagcaattgtcgcaatccgctgtaatcacaattccagatacacaggtttgttctgaaacagaaacaaggcacatagcaggcattggtttgttatcaaatattgactcaagaagtaatgttaagcaaatgTCGCAAGCCGATGTCAttactattaccgatacacaggattgctctgaaacagaaacaagacacatagctggtaatcctgtgatatcagatattgatgacataaatgggcaagagcttattacaaactgtgtagagtcaacgacacaagatccgcagaatagttctgatgaagtattatcagcccttgcaggaatacctggtgatactacaacggttgattgtgtaacatcaattcccaatatttttacaacgacagccctggtacacgcatcggctgatgcttgtgtaccggtgcgagggctagcgcccgacatagttgatgaatgtcaaaattcagaacaattaggccaagacgctgaaatacaattttacgcgttgttgggtaagatacgggaagatgttgagaacatgggcgtaaaagccggatacttgttaaaacacattaaaggtgtgtgccacggtagtaaatgtaaacaagacattgttaaagaagttgttgagacgtatatgaatgtcatgtcaaaatacatagatcggtcggttaagacaactgaatttattaaagccaacatacatcattttgcagaaataaatgaaactgatccgtga